The Longimicrobiaceae bacterium genome has a segment encoding these proteins:
- a CDS encoding hemolysin family protein, translating into MLIVVVLLLLNALFVAAEFAIVGAPRVSVERRAAAGDRVAKLVLRILRDPRRQDRYIATAQLGITVASLGLGMYGEHALADWIGHQLEAAGVGELRWIAAHTVASIIAVAILTYFHIVVGEMVPKSLALQQPERTAMWVTRPILWIQTATYPLIVGLNALGNGLLRLAGVNRTYATGEHYRTPEELQFIVRESQAGGLLRKESAEVVQELLDWADLTAGEVMVPRVRITGIPVGASFQEVRETVRAHPHTRYPVYRGNLDEIVGMVHVKDLFRRLRNRRSVHANDARQVPYVPETATVDTVFDSMRRARSQMAVVMDEHGGTAGIITLEDLFEELVGEIEEGPAHRPEIYRDVAGAMHAAGTARIEEVGEELGLVLEHEEVDTVSGLVLSMLGRPPAVGDAVEYDHVRFEVTAVEGHGVREAVVAPAPPPPEPPPAAS; encoded by the coding sequence ATGCTGATCGTCGTCGTGCTGCTCCTGTTGAACGCGCTCTTCGTGGCCGCGGAGTTCGCCATCGTAGGCGCTCCCCGCGTCTCGGTGGAGCGCCGCGCCGCCGCGGGCGACCGGGTCGCGAAGCTGGTCCTGCGCATCCTCCGCGACCCGCGCCGCCAGGACCGCTACATCGCCACGGCGCAGCTCGGGATCACCGTCGCCAGCCTGGGGCTGGGCATGTACGGCGAGCACGCCCTGGCCGACTGGATCGGCCACCAGCTCGAGGCCGCCGGCGTGGGGGAGCTGCGCTGGATCGCCGCGCACACCGTCGCCAGCATCATCGCCGTGGCCATCCTCACCTACTTCCACATCGTGGTGGGGGAGATGGTCCCCAAGTCGCTGGCGCTGCAGCAGCCGGAGCGCACCGCCATGTGGGTCACGCGGCCCATCCTCTGGATCCAGACCGCGACCTACCCGCTGATCGTGGGGCTCAACGCCCTGGGGAACGGCCTGCTGCGGCTGGCGGGGGTGAACCGCACCTACGCAACCGGCGAGCACTACCGCACCCCGGAGGAGCTGCAGTTCATCGTCCGCGAGAGCCAGGCCGGGGGGCTGCTGCGGAAGGAGTCCGCGGAGGTGGTGCAGGAGCTGCTGGACTGGGCGGACCTCACGGCGGGCGAGGTGATGGTCCCCCGCGTCCGCATCACCGGCATCCCCGTGGGGGCCTCCTTCCAGGAGGTGCGCGAGACGGTGCGCGCCCACCCCCACACCCGCTACCCCGTCTATCGCGGGAACCTGGACGAGATCGTGGGGATGGTGCACGTGAAGGACCTGTTCCGCCGCCTCCGCAACCGCCGCTCGGTGCACGCCAACGACGCCCGCCAGGTGCCGTACGTCCCCGAGACCGCCACCGTGGACACCGTGTTCGACTCCATGCGGAGGGCGCGCAGCCAGATGGCCGTGGTGATGGACGAGCACGGCGGCACCGCCGGGATCATCACGCTGGAGGACCTGTTCGAGGAGCTGGTGGGGGAGATCGAGGAGGGCCCGGCGCACCGTCCGGAGATCTACCGCGACGTCGCGGGGGCCATGCACGCCGCCGGCACCGCGCGGATCGAGGAGGTGGGCGAGGAGCTGGGCCTGGTGCTGGAGCACGAGGAGGTGGACACCGTGAGCGGCCTGGTCCTCTCCATGCTGGGGCGCCCCCCCGCCGTGGGTGACGCCGTGGAGTACGACCACGTCCGCTTCGAGGTCACCGCCGTGGAGGGCCACGGCGTGCGCGAAGCCGTCGTCGCCCCCGCCCCCCCGCCCCCGGAGCCCCCCCCCGCCGCGAGCTAA
- a CDS encoding radical SAM protein: MSEPLLASPEAAVREVAAKVERGERITAADAATLWSHAPDDELKRLAGIVRARFHEPDRATYVVMRIINYTNVCVAQCDYCAFYVLPNQEGGYVLTREDVFAKIDELLELGGDLVGFNGGFNPKLPLHYYCDLFAAVRERYGDRVEFYALTIAEFMYLADRAGLSYAETAAQLREAGVFWITGGGSEILTEDFRTRHSKFKYTVAEYFRAQRAVVDAGLRTTATMVIGFDETLDERLEHLQRTRDFQDACLADGMPGLFSFLCWTYKPYGTALAGREIEPREYHRHMALSRIFLDNVRHMRTSVLTLNEDAFRGLEFGADDFDLPIEDEVTQKAGATIDRDMQRLLEIPRSLGYRVEYRHAERPEIASV, encoded by the coding sequence GTGTCCGAACCACTCCTCGCATCCCCGGAGGCCGCGGTGCGCGAGGTCGCCGCGAAGGTGGAGCGTGGCGAGCGCATCACCGCCGCGGACGCCGCGACGCTCTGGAGCCATGCTCCCGACGACGAGCTGAAGCGCCTGGCCGGGATCGTCCGCGCCCGCTTCCACGAGCCGGACCGCGCCACCTACGTGGTGATGCGGATCATCAACTACACGAACGTCTGCGTGGCGCAGTGCGACTACTGCGCCTTCTACGTCCTCCCCAACCAGGAGGGAGGGTACGTCCTCACCCGGGAGGACGTGTTCGCCAAGATCGACGAGCTGCTGGAGCTGGGGGGCGACCTAGTGGGGTTCAACGGCGGCTTCAACCCGAAGCTCCCGCTCCACTACTACTGCGACCTGTTCGCGGCGGTGCGCGAGCGGTACGGCGACCGGGTGGAGTTCTACGCGCTCACCATCGCCGAGTTCATGTACCTGGCCGACCGCGCCGGGCTGTCCTACGCCGAGACGGCCGCGCAGCTGCGCGAGGCGGGGGTGTTCTGGATCACAGGCGGCGGCTCCGAGATCCTCACCGAGGACTTCCGGACGCGGCACTCGAAGTTCAAGTACACGGTCGCCGAGTACTTCCGGGCGCAGCGGGCCGTGGTGGACGCCGGGCTCCGCACCACCGCCACCATGGTGATCGGCTTCGACGAGACGCTGGACGAGCGGCTAGAGCACCTGCAGCGCACGCGCGACTTCCAGGACGCCTGCCTGGCGGACGGGATGCCGGGGCTCTTCTCCTTCCTCTGCTGGACGTACAAGCCGTACGGGACGGCGCTCGCCGGGCGGGAGATCGAGCCGCGCGAGTACCACCGGCACATGGCGCTCTCCCGCATCTTCCTGGACAACGTGCGGCACATGCGCACCTCGGTGCTCACGCTGAACGAGGACGCCTTCCGGGGGCTGGAGTTCGGGGCGGACGACTTCGACCTCCCCATCGAGGACGAGGTCACGCAGAAGGCGGGCGCCACGATCGACCGCGACATGCAGCGGCTGCTGGAGATCCCGCGCTCGCTGGGCTACCGGGTGGAGTACCGCCACGCCGAGCGGCCGGAGATCGCTTCCGTCTGA